gcagaaaataacacacattgtTATCAAAACGGAGTTAGCTAAACACCACTATGAATGTTTAATAGGTGTAAGCTCGCCTTATTGACGGTATCCAAAATGCCAGCTAAGCTAGCGTTAACCACCACACATCGAGCGTTAGCAGCTGGCTAGCAAGATTTGCTGGAAACGATGAGAACGTACCTTCTGCTGCTAGTGACACTTGTTCCGGAAACAGTACCAAAGAAGAAAGGAAACGTTCAGCTTtccaaaaacagttttaagTATATTCACAAACTGCCCTGCTGCCCTGCCGTGAATTACTCCCCGACTGCTCCCAGcacttcttttcctctgtcttcgGTCCCACCTATCCGCTCCGATTCGAACGACAACAGCTCCTACAGAGGTCGCTCTGTTGTTCCGTAGTCTCGTTATAGCTCCCAAATTCAAATGACATCGCGAGATTTCGATCGAAGTTTTATTGCAGTGACAGCTGATGCATCACCTGTAAAACACTTAAATATGAATATCTCAACTGCACTAGAGCTGATAATCTTCAAGTTTGGCGGCTTTTTAAAAGCATATGTCTGTATCTGTCCATAGCAACTGTTTAAACAGCCATAAAGATGATCCATCAGGCTAAATGAACATAGCTGTCATtaataaactgtgttaaaaaaaaacagagagatacAAATCAGTTGAACTGCCAAGCACTCAAATTTTACAATTAAATAGATTGCATTGTTTCATTTGAACCTAAATGGGCAGATATTCTAAACTAAATAGGacatttagttgtttattttgttgataaACTGGCAGACAGGGCAGCTCCAGACAGACAGATCTAATCCAGGCTAGAGAGGATTACCACAGCTCGCTGtgtttatcattatttaaagaTACACAAGGGCAAGCGATATATGAGCCAACGGAATTTTACACTTTTGATTATTGCTTCCACTCATGTCCTCACTGACCTGTTAGAAACTCTGTTTATTTGAAGTAAGGACTCTTCACAGCACAGCCTGGATAGAGAGGTAAGCCAATCAAACCAAGTAACAGCCTGAACCAGACTGTGGAATCATGTAATAGGGTAAGCTGAGTTTGGTTTTTCACCAATAGGTGCAGGTCACAAGCACCTTGTAGTCACCAAAGTGTACTGAAACTACACCTCATACGCTAAACATATGGGAATTTACAATCCAACCACACAAAAGCTCCATCTGCATAAGCAATATATCTAAAATAAAAGAGCTTTTAAGCATTAGCACAAAGAACTCTCCCAGAACAGTAGGCATACACAGAAAGTCATGGTGTTTTTATATGAACCTATCAAACCATTGAGATGAAAGATATTTACTCAAAATCTGCCCTGTGTCAACCTCTCTATGAACAAACACCAAGAGGTAAAGCTGGATAATCCTATGAAATCCCTGTGGAAAGTTGTTTTAGGTCATCCATGTACTGTATCGGGTTTTGAAATATGCTCACACTGTGATTCAGATTAAACAAATACTGATCCTGAGTCGGAGTATTTGTTTCAGATGAGATATTGTAAGGATGGACACAGTGGTGATATAGTAACTAAAGTTAAATGggtctttgttttgttatttctttaaCTGGGTTCAACCTTTTAACTAGTTAAAGGACTTGCATGAAAATCTGATCTTGTTCTATGAATTATTTATGCACAAATAAGACGAAATTCTGAAAGGTTCATGCACTTTCAAGAACCACCGTGTATTAGTTTTTAATCCATTACTATCAAGATTCAGGACAGGAAGCTGCATGAGTTCTGGTTTCAGATTTCAGCTAAAAACGAATCTTGTTTATCCAAAAGGACAAACATATAGCAGATAAGGTTGACAGCATCACAACTATGAAAATACAGCGAACAGTCACTGTAGTCCTGCCAGGAGTGCCGCTTCATCTTCTTGACCTATTTACACTTTGTTGGTTCCAAGATATACAAGGTCACCTCATTTCTGGTTAGAAAGATTATCTTGGACAGCAAGATGTGATGAAATGGCCTTTTTCACCACTGTGATGTACCATTTTAAGTGTGGGAACGTAAACTGAATTAATGAGGCAGGAAAAAACTGAGGCTGAAAGAGATGCAATAAACAGATAGCAGCCACATATgtaaacagaggacagagaacACATGCCAGTTGAGTTCCCTTCATTATGGAACAGATAAGACAAAGTGTCTACACTACAATATACAGACCTCTTTAAAAGCAATGGAACAGCAGGGCCAATTCTTTTTTGCTGTACATTTGAGTTTAAGATTGAAAGACGGATATAGAAAGGAGGACTGGgtttcatcttttatttgatGCCATGTACACCTTGATGCATTAAACATAGGTGATCGCACCTTTTGTATCTAGTGACGCATATAAAAGGCAAcaattgacattttaaaagcagcatgacaaaaaatgttttgacagtaGCGATCCAAGGCCTTTGTCTATAATTTACATAGCAGGACTTGAATCTCAAGCTTTAATAATTGTGAGCAGCTGTTATTTTGCAAAGCTGTCCTATTAATATATAAGATGCATATCTTGTGTGGAAACCGCATGTGGTTTCAATAGGTAATTGCAGTTATTccataaaaatattaatgatCCATTTAATACTGAACAGTGCTGACATCTGGTGGAAAACAACTGCACTGTTGGCTGGATTGCTTTTGCTGTTCAGTAGAATCTTTAATTGTGAATACATTAATACCACAAACACTACTCAGTCAGCTAAATCAGCAGGGACACATATGAAAGAAATAACTAACTGGCctaaatgttttgtgcattGATATTTACAGTGTATAATTATGGAAACTAAACAGGACAATAACCCAGAGCAATGAAACAGAGGAATATTTTTTTGAATGAGACTTTATTACAGCCAGTAGTTTACAATACAAATCACCTCTCAAAATGCTCAGCTACCAACTTCCCCTTCCTGAATACGGCTGGTAATCTGAGCACTGACACAgtaaaatgacataaaacagAGGAATGCATTCAaatttataatgtcaatgttttctctattttgctattttttttcaacaaatttttatttatgatcAAGGTCTAGTCAAACCAACCCTAGACCTGGCAAAGTCaattgttttgttctttttttaagaaataatttatcattttgcGATGTTTTCAGAGTTTTAGGTTTTTcgatgtttaatttttttttcctttttccatcgGTGAAGCAGGTTTCAAAATGCTGTAAGAcacaaaaggaaattaaagcTTAATTTGCTTactgatatttatatatataaaatacattttaacccccacaattgctctttaaacaccatTCTTATTGTGAAGGCCGGCTAAAATGTTCTCAGTCTAATGATCCTCACAATGAAAGTCATACAaatacatgtgtgcacacacagacagactctcCTACCTTAGACGCTGGGAACACCAGCAGGGGTGGTGGACTTCTGAGCAGCCTCCTTGGCCTGGTGGGCCTGAAGCACAGCAACAGCCTCATCCACCTGTAACATCGAAAGCTCATGTCAACTTTTAAGATGAGCTCAACTATACTGCAGCCATTTAGATGAACAGCTTTCAAAGAAAAATTtagagaaaatatgaaaatgattaaCTGACCTTTGAGCGCAGGGACTCAGGTGACTCAAGCATGTGAAGAAGCTCTGAGTTGTCAATCTCCAGGAGCATACCAGTGATCTTGCCTGCCAGGCTGGGATGCATGTTCTGGATCAGAGGGAACAGACGCTCACCTGAGGAAGGAGTAGGGGGAAAatcaaaaacactttaaaacactaTGGAGATAAAGTAGGAAACCAGATTTATGTCAAATAACTGAACAATTGTGTTAGTTTTGTCATAAGATAATGTACTAACCCAGCATCTGCTTCTGTTCCTGAGGAGGGGCAGCAGCCAGCATGGAGGCAGTCAGGGGCTCCTGTCCTTGCACATGGACAGCAGGCTAAACATGAGcggacaaaaaaagaaaaaggatgcGAGTCAAGGACAATTGTAAAAATTAGCAACTGCACGGCTTTGATTAATGACTATTAGTCTGTATAGAAGAAATTATTGAATGAAAGGTTAGTGTTGggttttgtttaaatttcactttcaaataatgtttgtttttaataagaaTGGATTTTAACCATTCTCACAGCAACATGTTAATTCTGTGATTAatgcttttcttctgttttagcAGAAGCCTGACCGCTAGTATGGCACAATgctaaaaatacacatagaTCAAAGATGTTCCAACAGAAAAAAGGGAATGCTAACCTGCTGCATGGTGACCTGTGGCTGGGAGGGCATGTGCTGCTGGGGGTTGCGCACTCCGGCAGCATATTTGTACTGGGGCATGGCACGCACTGGGGCAGCAGTGGCTGAAGCACTGGCTGGGCGCTGACTGAGGGCCTGGGTGGCTAAGgtgagaaaaggagagaaaacagaattaCATTAAGGTTGTTATAGAGCAACAAGATGTGGCAGGTGCCTGTGTTCTGAAAGTTTAAATACTTACGCATGCGCTGGGAAGCCATCATGCGTGGGACCTGGGTGTTTGTGGTAGTGGTGGGACGGATGGTGTTGAAGGTCTGGGGCCTAGGAGCTGATGGGCGCATAGCATTGGGCATGTTTTGGAAGtctgaagaaagaggaaaatgaactAGTTAACAGTTAGTTCATTCAATATGCTAAGTATATTATCAATTTatctgatttatgtttttactaTCCTTAAACAGAACAGTCAAACTGTCACTGGTATTCACATTAAATCAGGGCCCAGAGGCCCTGTTTCAGAACTTGATTTATGCCAATCTTGCCATACTTACGCTGAGGACGCACTCCTTGAGTGGCCCAACGGGGGCTGGGGCGGAGCTGGGCCAGCTGGCTGGGAGAGTAATATGCAGCACGGTTCTGAGCCTGATGAGCATTATGACAAAAATTTATGACCACATGATACCTTACTGCCAAAGAACTGGAACATGTTACACTGTGACAGCTGTGTTACTGTGACACtaactgcaaatgcaaaaatattCAACCACttctaataaagaaaaactatttgaaGTATTAATgaacagaaatataataaaaactgtacatcCCATTTAAGcaaaaaactggaaaaactgACCTGAGGTATAGCCGCCATGAAATAGCCTGAGGGTGGTGCAGGCTGGTAAGGGTTGAGAACAGGGTTTGGGACAGCGCGGACAGTGGCCATCCTCTGCATGTACTGGTTGGTTAAATGTGCCTGACGCTCCTCCTTGCGCTGGGCAAGGGCCACATACAGTGGTTTTGTAGCAACAATACGACCATTCATCTCAGTCACAGCTTTAGTGGCCTCTTCTGGGGAGGAGAAGCACACAAAGCCAAAGCCTTTGCTGCGGCCACCCTCCATCATTACCTTTTGGACAAAAACATAGTTAGCAGCcagtaatctttttttttttttttttttaccacattaAGTGAAAGGGTGAAAAAATCTAAACAGCAGAAGACAAACCATTCATAATCAAGTATCAAAACATTTGATCGTCACatttaagtaataaaatatttacctTAGCACTGGTTATGGTTCCAAACGGAGAGAATTCTTTACGCAGGCGCTCGTCATCAAGGCCATCATCCAGGTTTTTCACGTACAGATTGACACCCTAGTATATAAAAAGGACAATGACATTATAATTAGGGGTGGGAGTGTGCCTAAACTAAGTCATAATCACATGTTGAATGAAAGACAACAAACCTGATATCTGGTCATGCGATCCTGTTTCATCTGTTCGAATTTGCGCTTAAGCTCATTCTGGCGCTCTCCTTTCTTCTGTGCTCGGCCCACATAGACTTGCCTGCCATTCAGTTCTTTCCCATTCATGTCGTCCACAGcctacagtggaaaaaaaaaaaaaaaaggaacaaatccACTGAAACAAGCTATACAGAAACTCATGCTTACTCATTCAATTCAACCAGTAGTAGTAACCGCCAATGCTAAACTGTCCAAAAATAGATAGAAAGATATGTGATAAGGCAATGTCCAAGGAAAAGAATGTGGAGTTGATCTTAACCTTCTGTGCATCTTCATGTCTCTCAAAGCTGACAAAGCCAAATCCTTTAGATTTGCCATTCTCATCAGTCATTACCCGGATACTGAGTGCAGgccctacaaaataaaattaaaaaaaaaaaaaaaaaaaaaaatcacgttTAGGAGACCATATCAAACTGGATACTGAATAATTGACGGTCAAGATTCTCAGTAATTCAGAAGTTATCTGAAGTTGAGTCAACTAGACTTCCATTTTGttaggtcaaaacatttcattactcATCCGAGCAGCTTTATCAGTCTGTCGCCTCTGCTATTTTATTATCTTACCATATTTGCCAAACAACTCCTTCAGCTTCTCGTCATCCATATCCTCCCCAAAGTTCTTGATGTAGACATTGGTAAACTCTCTAGCACGTGCCCCAAGCTCAGCTTCCCTTTCTTTACGCGACTTAAAGCGTCCAACAAATCTGTTGATCAAATAACGCAGATTAGGCTGGATAAATCAAAACAATCTTAAATTGTGACATTATTgcattaatttttattttaaatggctGTGCCCAGTGTTTTTCAGGCATAGAAATGATTTCTACTTTCTGACTTTAAAAGAATCTGCaaaaatatgtaattaaaaaGGATGAAATTTGGGCTATAAGCAATAAAAGACCAGACCAATGTCAACCTTATGCCACATTTTAGGACATGCCACAAGTGTATATGATGGGGGCAGGGACTGCAGAAATAGTAACAGCAATCAATTTTAGTCTAGGAAGTTTTAACCATGTTATGCAACTCACAATCTTAATAAACGCCCATCAGCTTAGTAAAAAGCAATGCTTGATTTGAACACAATAGAATCATTGTCACAGCTTAATTATTCTGGCCAGTATTTCTCAAACATCAATAAAAAGTGGAATGTTCTCTACTTATAACACTGCAAGACGTTTTAAAGCTAACCCGCTTTTCTGAGGGGTTTATCATTCTTAACTTGTTTgaatgaaaaccaa
This genomic stretch from Anabas testudineus chromosome 16, fAnaTes1.2, whole genome shotgun sequence harbors:
- the LOC113169960 gene encoding polyadenylate-binding protein 1A, which translates into the protein MNPSAPSYPMASLYVGDLHPDVTEAMLYEKFSPAGPILSIRVCRDMITRRSLGYAYVNFQQPADAERALDTMNFDVIKGRPLRIMWSQRDPSLRKSGVGNIFIKNLDKSIDNKALYDTFSAFGNILSCKVVCDENGSKGYGFVHFETHEAAERAIEKMNGMLLNDRKVFVGRFKSRKEREAELGARAREFTNVYIKNFGEDMDDEKLKELFGKYGPALSIRVMTDENGKSKGFGFVSFERHEDAQKAVDDMNGKELNGRQVYVGRAQKKGERQNELKRKFEQMKQDRMTRYQGVNLYVKNLDDGLDDERLRKEFSPFGTITSAKVMMEGGRSKGFGFVCFSSPEEATKAVTEMNGRIVATKPLYVALAQRKEERQAHLTNQYMQRMATVRAVPNPVLNPYQPAPPSGYFMAAIPQAQNRAAYYSPSQLAQLRPSPRWATQGVRPQHFQNMPNAMRPSAPRPQTFNTIRPTTTTNTQVPRMMASQRMPTQALSQRPASASATAAPVRAMPQYKYAAGVRNPQQHMPSQPQVTMQQPAVHVQGQEPLTASMLAAAPPQEQKQMLGERLFPLIQNMHPSLAGKITGMLLEIDNSELLHMLESPESLRSKVDEAVAVLQAHQAKEAAQKSTTPAGVPSV